A stretch of Rhodohalobacter mucosus DNA encodes these proteins:
- a CDS encoding helicase-related protein: MKTKSSNLRQNSSAGDIDRLYDELQDRLMGYPDSLQDRYEGYHQDEEVAFAEAVMGMIDGEMNLYEKETFYDEHDLWHLDEVGILRKALAVVDKIEQDLKRGRKNPAQVKTNIDDLQEIHQDDFDHWLGDWDGDGIANIDDPNPLVPGDTLPIDSAELTPQIKALIKQKNAYLPALKSVMQKLIDTGLPLLVKGRIKTMYSTLGKLIRKRFPFTVKVADQPGETYTTGLTDIAGCMAVLDSQKQVEAIVQRILDGELGTVWEHEDKYAHPADGYRAHHFIIVVDEATPVEIQIKTKRMSMISAASHYPYKNGNLNGELLLELTDLAWKADKGDIKAAEALEPYLTDLDRLQEDLTIRKNPSDEVKELQDAFGETVKKLALAFSLDKFPKEHRKEALELFRNHGSIIGVDFDNLFQEAQKPEKTGSPSYEGKGDRTGESKFESGFSDVELKNYQPIKMTASERRKANEQAIEVLQKEDRAITKADIDVLRKYTGAGGLGYSDEQASGKRGLLNEHYTSYSVVQFIWDKLQKMGATGGNVLEPGAGVGNFAGFLPDRDTYRMVMVERSAISSRIARLLYPRQTVRHENFADSDLSIYNLTGVVGNVPFGDLKIHTQRDPLAPLSPRIHDYFILKSLDSLTPGGFMAVITSTGTMDKKDPAIRQAMVQRGRFIGAYRLPSSAFKDNADTSVTTDILFFQKYGDHSGEVHPDVDSPLNRLFVYDDLIERTHEYNGETYRATYNPYYKEYPEKVLGDHIQGHNVQFFSRMGVKGQLTDSVISKALSDEMAFAYPLPEEMPLYNIPDDGIMLDIRREYHPGNIVLHEGTFYEKQRRYFKALPLSGKSEGLKNRIGSACRLLDKYDDYVTALARETSEKDALRAEFKELLSGHMDLFGVPDEDEDIRSVFKYDNRLYKLTTLVKRDPVNGELVYADIIDADSMFNRNYVPSIGDSGDLAELAMFGRSIGESLDTSFFQSVYKGGTATKDELLEALESHPDFYWNPESARHEFRYEYLAGNVRSKLAIARENELEKNITALEEVVPEWIDIYNITVDPQHIFTYLPAKAIEEWIKDEMNYDKVEIGLVKDKADLGNRFYMKLRKWGRYVSGGDETNDDWNLGWGETPFTKIINSYIQDSTFPLKFYDENDELLPNMTLKQALSMSGDKGQILIERARKIQRQNNNRMLTHVPKKFNNWVRTKASTEIRQLIESAYNNTYNAVVNPPFDGRTLRVRGMSDTFYGVKDFTVYKHNRAIAEKLVWNGKGANCHDVGAGKTLASIITSQVLLQQGAARKPMFVVPGKVQEKWVEEYMMLFPDAKVLNMKMTSDSKHKELTMAQLYNWDAIFIADHAFKSLPLSPSEQARIYQQRIEYFNQMLENFEELLDEDQAISKQAKTSMMKRLEKQMEEWETKLRNVAHAKRLETDIFFDELGVDCLFFDEAHFYKNALGSAKAAKLGISANKPSQRAEDALQKTRWLFSKIGYKNVFVLTATPVVNSPVEVWHMLNLCAPDLLKEYEIENLDNFINLFVREEEKIVKKTNGEYRSERVVAGYYNLPEMRKIIDEVMDIKSYDQLIGFYKEYPDYILGSDGKPVKGSDGQPKVLEPKFKRPKANSRNVVIEPSELHKLLFDDIILRANDVLACMKDRQCETRDNFLVITGDGSKIATDLRVYDKDFEGIDRTYLKLGALVDSVASSYQARSNPAPTIQPEDMYGDYFNRHGRQRHAATPPHMRSNPSHIEVITSKGVVKEKSGYWVVWDSKKEMYEPLHILQDKKPEHTWDEGIYGSEKEAKERAQKLNDQWKKIKASRSNPTGPAIRNQIIFCDWISLHQSQGGSFHQLIKSELVKAGIPKDQIAIINGAIIGTNKDGSDYSVSSKDDKEALKKDVQDDFNQGKYRVVIGNQSIAEGMNLQKWTTDIHHMDVPYTPSQIQQRNGRGLRQGNQYPKVTIHYYLMQDSFDQYRLELVSKKQSWIDDLFFGNARETVNDGDSESLEYEQMVAATNSDPRVKQFFQALAQKNLLEDRIGNLESEVQRLESSQKQATHDITSKQEKMQSVVEREKALQASHLPASAKQATQQNLFQLQFGWNGEPYQIDVELSSDAKRISSFRMKAELDVPENNQNGRVWFHLIPDSNMPDRAFYNKANWGSIKRMAKEELGETFGWTLDEPTGNGRSISGNLGNIIATEQDFYREYGVDIQAEKAITNESGDDRSFKEIKQSLGMFTISKWQPIITRKLAELFLALERAWQRTSKSRLELLRAEVTQTEKTLAELGRVLTSTRQELLAAKTDLDANQKTVIQLNDVVNELVAVSYSDRNELYEEINRIAPTYKIKKAITVRDVGALKGESGSKGTLRENSSGGAGKRPKPKNRPALLKILYEKPLVYSGIVKELEIIDEGGMMERIQAERDDLAMIIDADGTTIFVFPTRLMKLSKGAYDDDKAAEMFEEFHHFPADDYDYELFPSSGEKLLSAGHADRILYVSDKVIYADDEKGKDNHYFHYFDSGKRPVYKYGDVYIIANVNIDGRGILN; encoded by the coding sequence ATGAAAACGAAATCCTCAAACCTAAGACAGAATTCATCCGCGGGTGATATCGACAGGCTTTATGATGAGCTTCAGGATCGTTTGATGGGGTATCCCGATTCCCTCCAGGATCGTTACGAAGGATATCATCAGGACGAGGAAGTTGCTTTCGCAGAAGCGGTCATGGGCATGATCGATGGAGAGATGAACCTCTATGAGAAAGAAACCTTTTATGATGAACACGATCTGTGGCATCTCGATGAAGTGGGCATACTTCGAAAAGCATTAGCGGTTGTCGATAAGATTGAACAAGATTTAAAGAGAGGTCGTAAAAATCCAGCCCAGGTAAAAACAAATATCGATGATCTTCAAGAGATTCATCAGGATGACTTTGATCACTGGTTAGGCGATTGGGATGGAGATGGGATTGCGAATATTGACGATCCCAACCCACTGGTTCCGGGCGATACGTTGCCGATTGACAGCGCCGAATTGACGCCACAAATCAAAGCACTGATCAAGCAGAAAAACGCTTACCTGCCTGCATTGAAATCCGTCATGCAAAAGCTGATAGATACCGGATTGCCGCTATTGGTGAAAGGCCGGATCAAGACCATGTACTCTACCCTGGGAAAACTGATCCGCAAACGATTCCCATTCACGGTAAAGGTTGCCGACCAACCGGGAGAAACCTACACGACCGGACTGACAGATATTGCCGGTTGTATGGCAGTGCTCGACTCTCAAAAGCAAGTCGAAGCCATAGTACAACGAATTCTGGATGGAGAGCTTGGAACCGTATGGGAACATGAAGATAAGTATGCCCATCCTGCGGACGGCTACCGCGCCCACCATTTTATCATTGTTGTAGACGAGGCCACCCCGGTAGAGATCCAGATCAAGACCAAGCGAATGTCGATGATCTCTGCGGCTTCCCACTACCCGTACAAGAATGGGAATCTGAATGGTGAACTGCTTTTGGAGCTGACAGATCTGGCTTGGAAAGCAGACAAAGGAGATATTAAAGCAGCCGAAGCACTGGAACCATACTTAACCGATCTCGACCGACTCCAGGAAGACTTAACGATTCGGAAAAACCCTTCCGATGAAGTGAAGGAGCTTCAGGATGCATTTGGTGAAACCGTGAAGAAACTTGCCCTTGCATTTTCACTGGATAAGTTTCCAAAAGAGCATCGCAAGGAAGCCCTGGAACTGTTCAGAAATCACGGTTCTATTATTGGTGTAGATTTTGACAATCTGTTCCAAGAGGCTCAAAAACCGGAAAAAACAGGCAGCCCATCCTATGAAGGTAAAGGAGATCGAACGGGAGAATCGAAATTTGAAAGCGGATTTTCGGACGTCGAGCTGAAAAACTATCAGCCGATCAAAATGACGGCCTCCGAGCGTCGAAAGGCCAATGAACAGGCCATTGAGGTTTTGCAGAAAGAGGATCGGGCCATCACCAAAGCCGATATTGATGTACTGCGAAAATATACCGGTGCCGGTGGACTTGGATACAGTGATGAACAGGCAAGTGGAAAACGTGGCCTGCTCAATGAACACTACACCTCCTACTCGGTAGTACAGTTCATTTGGGATAAACTTCAAAAGATGGGCGCAACAGGCGGAAATGTTTTAGAGCCTGGAGCCGGAGTTGGAAATTTTGCAGGCTTTCTGCCAGACCGGGATACCTACCGAATGGTTATGGTTGAACGATCAGCGATCAGCTCACGGATTGCACGGTTGCTCTATCCCCGGCAGACCGTTCGCCATGAAAACTTTGCCGACAGTGATTTGTCCATCTACAACCTAACCGGAGTTGTAGGGAATGTGCCGTTTGGCGATTTGAAGATTCATACCCAGCGAGATCCGCTTGCACCCCTTAGCCCAAGGATTCACGACTATTTTATTTTGAAATCCCTGGACTCTCTTACACCGGGTGGATTCATGGCCGTAATCACCTCCACAGGTACGATGGATAAAAAAGATCCGGCCATTCGTCAGGCAATGGTTCAACGCGGGCGATTCATTGGCGCATATCGTCTTCCATCTTCGGCCTTCAAGGATAATGCTGATACGTCTGTTACGACCGATATTCTGTTCTTCCAAAAGTATGGCGATCATTCCGGTGAGGTTCACCCGGATGTAGATAGCCCACTGAACCGGCTCTTTGTCTATGATGATCTGATTGAACGTACACATGAGTATAACGGCGAAACTTACCGGGCCACCTACAACCCCTATTACAAGGAGTACCCTGAAAAAGTATTGGGTGACCATATTCAGGGACATAACGTGCAGTTCTTTTCCCGTATGGGTGTGAAGGGACAATTAACGGATTCTGTCATTTCAAAAGCTCTATCGGATGAGATGGCCTTTGCTTATCCACTCCCCGAAGAAATGCCACTCTATAATATACCCGATGACGGGATCATGCTGGATATTCGCCGGGAGTATCATCCGGGGAATATTGTTCTGCATGAGGGCACCTTCTATGAAAAACAGCGCAGGTATTTCAAGGCTCTTCCGTTATCCGGTAAAAGTGAAGGGCTTAAAAACCGCATAGGGTCAGCTTGTCGGCTACTGGATAAATACGATGATTACGTTACAGCATTGGCACGGGAAACCTCCGAAAAGGATGCGCTTCGGGCAGAGTTTAAAGAGCTGCTCTCCGGCCATATGGATTTGTTTGGCGTCCCCGATGAAGACGAAGATATTCGTTCTGTTTTCAAATACGACAACCGGCTCTACAAACTGACTACCCTGGTGAAACGTGATCCGGTGAATGGCGAGCTGGTCTATGCCGATATCATCGACGCCGATTCCATGTTCAACCGTAACTATGTACCCTCCATCGGTGATTCTGGGGATCTGGCAGAGCTGGCCATGTTTGGCCGGTCGATTGGTGAGTCGCTCGATACCAGTTTCTTCCAGTCGGTGTACAAAGGTGGCACGGCTACAAAAGATGAACTCTTGGAAGCTCTGGAATCACATCCTGATTTTTACTGGAACCCGGAGTCGGCGCGCCACGAATTCCGCTATGAGTATCTGGCCGGAAACGTTCGCTCAAAACTGGCCATTGCCCGTGAAAACGAGCTGGAAAAGAACATCACTGCACTTGAAGAGGTGGTTCCGGAGTGGATCGATATCTACAATATCACAGTCGATCCACAACACATTTTCACCTATCTGCCAGCCAAAGCTATAGAGGAGTGGATCAAAGATGAGATGAACTACGACAAGGTGGAGATTGGCCTCGTTAAGGATAAAGCGGATCTGGGCAACCGGTTCTACATGAAGCTCCGAAAGTGGGGCCGGTATGTTTCCGGTGGCGATGAAACCAATGATGACTGGAATCTTGGCTGGGGTGAGACACCCTTCACCAAAATCATCAACTCCTACATCCAGGACAGTACGTTTCCACTGAAATTCTACGATGAAAATGACGAGCTGCTTCCAAACATGACGCTGAAGCAAGCATTGTCCATGTCCGGTGATAAAGGGCAGATTCTTATTGAGCGGGCACGGAAAATTCAGAGGCAGAATAACAACCGGATGCTGACGCATGTGCCTAAAAAGTTCAATAACTGGGTACGGACGAAAGCCTCCACTGAAATTCGGCAACTCATCGAATCGGCCTACAACAACACCTACAATGCTGTGGTGAATCCACCATTTGACGGCCGTACTCTACGTGTTCGTGGAATGAGTGATACCTTTTACGGGGTGAAAGATTTTACCGTGTACAAACACAATCGGGCTATCGCTGAAAAACTGGTCTGGAACGGTAAAGGTGCCAACTGCCACGATGTGGGAGCCGGTAAAACCCTCGCCTCAATCATTACCTCGCAGGTGCTGCTCCAACAGGGAGCCGCGCGAAAGCCCATGTTTGTGGTGCCGGGGAAAGTTCAGGAGAAGTGGGTGGAAGAGTATATGATGCTGTTCCCCGACGCAAAAGTTCTGAACATGAAAATGACATCGGACAGCAAGCATAAAGAGCTGACCATGGCGCAGCTCTACAACTGGGATGCCATTTTCATTGCAGATCATGCGTTCAAATCTCTTCCACTCTCCCCCTCCGAGCAGGCCCGGATTTACCAGCAGCGCATCGAATACTTCAATCAGATGCTTGAAAACTTTGAGGAGCTGCTGGATGAAGACCAGGCGATATCAAAACAGGCAAAAACCTCGATGATGAAGCGCCTGGAAAAGCAGATGGAAGAGTGGGAAACCAAGCTACGTAATGTGGCCCATGCCAAACGTCTCGAAACGGATATCTTTTTTGACGAGCTGGGTGTGGACTGCCTGTTTTTTGATGAGGCTCACTTCTATAAAAATGCACTCGGTTCAGCGAAAGCGGCTAAACTGGGTATCTCTGCGAATAAACCCTCTCAACGAGCTGAAGATGCTCTTCAGAAAACCCGATGGCTGTTTAGTAAGATTGGGTACAAGAATGTATTTGTACTGACGGCAACCCCCGTTGTGAATTCCCCGGTGGAAGTATGGCACATGCTTAACCTTTGTGCACCTGATCTGCTCAAAGAGTACGAAATCGAAAATCTGGATAACTTCATCAATCTGTTTGTCCGGGAGGAAGAGAAGATCGTTAAGAAGACCAATGGTGAATACCGATCTGAACGAGTGGTGGCCGGATATTACAATTTGCCTGAAATGCGGAAGATCATCGATGAGGTGATGGACATCAAGAGCTATGATCAGCTGATTGGCTTCTACAAAGAGTACCCAGATTACATTCTGGGCAGTGACGGCAAACCGGTGAAGGGATCGGACGGCCAGCCCAAAGTACTGGAGCCGAAATTCAAACGGCCAAAAGCTAATTCCCGAAATGTGGTCATTGAGCCAAGTGAACTTCACAAGCTTCTCTTTGATGATATCATCCTTCGTGCCAATGATGTGCTGGCCTGCATGAAAGACCGGCAGTGCGAAACCAGGGATAATTTCCTGGTCATTACCGGAGACGGCAGCAAGATTGCTACGGATCTACGAGTTTATGACAAGGATTTTGAAGGGATTGATCGAACTTACCTGAAGCTTGGCGCATTGGTGGACTCCGTAGCCAGTTCGTATCAGGCACGATCCAATCCGGCACCGACTATTCAGCCGGAGGATATGTACGGAGATTACTTCAATCGCCACGGCAGGCAGCGACATGCAGCCACGCCCCCACACATGAGATCAAATCCTTCTCATATAGAGGTGATTACCAGCAAGGGTGTGGTTAAGGAAAAATCCGGCTATTGGGTGGTATGGGATAGCAAAAAGGAGATGTATGAACCCCTACACATTTTGCAGGATAAGAAGCCTGAACATACATGGGATGAAGGAATTTATGGCAGTGAAAAAGAGGCAAAAGAGCGTGCTCAGAAGCTCAATGATCAGTGGAAAAAGATCAAGGCAAGCCGATCAAATCCAACTGGTCCGGCTATCCGCAACCAGATCATATTCTGCGACTGGATAAGCCTCCATCAGTCTCAGGGGGGAAGTTTCCATCAGCTCATCAAATCTGAATTGGTGAAGGCCGGGATTCCAAAAGATCAGATTGCAATCATTAATGGCGCAATCATTGGTACCAATAAAGATGGCTCCGATTATTCGGTAAGCAGCAAGGACGATAAAGAAGCTCTGAAGAAAGACGTGCAGGATGATTTTAACCAGGGTAAATACCGGGTGGTGATTGGTAATCAGTCCATTGCAGAGGGCATGAACCTGCAAAAGTGGACTACCGATATACACCACATGGATGTACCCTATACACCTTCACAGATTCAGCAGCGAAATGGCCGTGGACTTCGCCAGGGAAATCAGTACCCGAAAGTGACTATCCACTACTATCTGATGCAGGACTCCTTTGATCAATATCGCCTGGAACTGGTATCAAAGAAACAGAGCTGGATTGATGATCTGTTCTTTGGCAACGCCAGAGAAACCGTTAACGATGGAGACAGTGAATCACTGGAATACGAACAGATGGTAGCTGCAACCAACTCCGATCCACGGGTAAAACAGTTCTTCCAGGCCCTGGCGCAAAAGAACCTGCTTGAAGACCGGATCGGGAATCTGGAATCTGAAGTGCAACGGTTAGAGTCCAGCCAGAAGCAAGCCACCCATGATATCACTTCGAAGCAGGAAAAGATGCAGTCGGTAGTTGAGCGAGAAAAAGCCCTGCAAGCCTCCCACCTTCCGGCAAGTGCGAAGCAGGCCACCCAGCAAAACCTTTTCCAGTTGCAGTTCGGATGGAATGGAGAACCGTATCAGATCGATGTTGAGTTGTCATCTGACGCGAAGCGAATTTCCAGTTTCCGTATGAAGGCAGAGCTTGACGTGCCGGAAAATAACCAAAATGGCCGGGTGTGGTTTCATCTGATTCCTGACAGCAATATGCCTGACAGAGCTTTCTACAATAAGGCGAACTGGGGTTCAATCAAACGGATGGCAAAAGAAGAACTCGGCGAGACCTTCGGGTGGACGCTGGACGAGCCAACCGGCAATGGACGCTCCATCTCAGGAAACCTTGGAAATATCATCGCCACCGAGCAGGACTTCTATCGTGAGTACGGGGTAGATATCCAGGCGGAGAAGGCAATAACAAACGAGTCCGGGGATGATAGAAGCTTTAAAGAGATCAAACAATCTCTGGGTATGTTCACGATATCAAAATGGCAGCCGATTATCACCCGTAAGCTTGCTGAACTATTCCTTGCCTTGGAACGAGCCTGGCAACGAACATCCAAGAGTCGTTTGGAGCTGTTACGCGCCGAGGTCACCCAAACCGAAAAGACACTGGCCGAGCTTGGACGGGTATTGACATCTACTCGGCAGGAACTCCTCGCGGCCAAAACGGATCTCGATGCCAACCAAAAAACCGTGATCCAGCTTAATGATGTCGTCAATGAGCTGGTAGCGGTAAGCTATTCCGACCGAAATGAACTTTATGAAGAGATCAATCGAATCGCTCCCACGTACAAAATCAAAAAGGCTATCACGGTTCGTGATGTTGGAGCCTTAAAAGGGGAATCCGGTTCAAAAGGAACCTTACGGGAGAACTCCTCCGGTGGAGCAGGTAAGCGACCAAAACCCAAAAATCGACCGGCTCTGCTCAAAATTCTTTACGAAAAACCGCTGGTCTACTCCGGGATCGTCAAAGAACTGGAAATCATCGATGAGGGTGGCATGATGGAGCGAATCCAGGCCGAACGGGATGATCTTGCTATGATCATTGATGCAGACGGAACCACCATATTTGTATTTCCAACCCGTTTAATGAAGCTCTCCAAGGGAGCATACGACGACGACAAAGCGGCTGAGATGTTTGAAGAGTTTCACCATTTCCCAGCCGATGACTACGACTATGAGCTGTTTCCGTCTTCGGGCGAGAAACTACTCAGTGCCGGTCACGCCGACCGAATCCTGTATGTAAGTGACAAGGTAATCTACGCCGATGACGAAAAAGGCAAGGATAACCATTACTTCCACTACTTCGATTCGGGAAAGCGACCGGTGTATAAGTACGGTGATGTCTACATCATCGCTAACGTAAACATAGACGGCAGGGGCATTCTTAATTGA
- a CDS encoding ATPase/DNA packaging protein — MDQLNTLSAQELANLNIQGIKIAEPFGTLLGEPERNAVMFIWGEKGAGKSTFSLGLANALADHGRVEYIPAEEHFGKTLVDRVKRLNATHKNLNFTKWKSLEALKDTLRKNRTAFCVLDSITVIEANDKATIELAQWCRETGISFIMVAHATKDGKYKGNTSIAHECDIEIKVTKEGQAEAEKNRYRTLTAIDVPFTATGKKAIRKNPADVKQLSQKQFEAVEDSLSNDEVSTDQELKEHFQKEFGLTESQASHWVSKRSQYLTNPFHSEHRANPVEVPFRITLSEIDKLHKIRSWKRANSMFGSKMPCYAKAHSGESESAHLSIRYTPDYNNKKYVLELLLDGRLETQICTEGASGGFKASWRQLVKEYGDLEVMIYSQDHAKKVLGAREYKRQERNFKKAQKTGSDCPPQQASKSSEKLTDKIKRYNLPEEHRDYFDFPNGTQLVPLEKLVSKKKNPEKSIENALGFMKRAANGDQKKRAPIQVQKKGSQYIIKDGNATTEVAKRSGWKKIPVIVESIPTKTKHKPAKQKKTPPKAKGIDIEAARKSQNKLDAFLEKVLS; from the coding sequence ATGGATCAGTTGAATACCCTCAGCGCACAGGAATTGGCGAATCTAAATATTCAGGGAATCAAGATTGCCGAACCTTTTGGAACACTTTTGGGAGAACCCGAGCGGAATGCGGTGATGTTTATCTGGGGCGAGAAAGGAGCAGGAAAATCAACGTTCAGCCTGGGACTTGCCAATGCATTGGCCGATCATGGCCGGGTGGAATACATTCCGGCAGAAGAGCACTTTGGCAAAACCCTGGTGGATCGAGTCAAACGACTCAATGCTACTCACAAGAATCTGAACTTCACCAAGTGGAAGTCTCTTGAAGCTCTAAAAGATACTCTTCGGAAAAACCGGACAGCTTTTTGCGTGCTGGATTCGATTACGGTGATTGAAGCCAACGACAAGGCAACAATTGAGCTGGCTCAATGGTGCAGGGAAACTGGTATCAGCTTCATCATGGTTGCCCATGCCACCAAAGACGGAAAGTATAAAGGGAATACGAGTATCGCTCACGAGTGCGACATCGAAATAAAAGTGACCAAAGAAGGCCAAGCCGAAGCTGAAAAAAATCGGTACAGGACACTGACTGCCATTGACGTTCCTTTTACAGCAACGGGTAAAAAAGCAATCCGGAAGAATCCGGCAGATGTTAAGCAGCTGTCGCAAAAGCAATTTGAAGCAGTTGAAGATTCCTTGTCAAATGATGAAGTCTCAACTGATCAGGAATTAAAGGAGCATTTTCAGAAGGAGTTTGGACTCACTGAATCGCAGGCATCTCATTGGGTTTCCAAACGCAGCCAATACCTTACAAACCCTTTCCATAGCGAACATCGGGCGAATCCGGTAGAAGTACCTTTTCGAATCACACTATCAGAAATTGATAAGCTGCATAAAATTCGATCATGGAAGCGTGCCAACTCCATGTTTGGTTCCAAAATGCCCTGTTATGCAAAGGCGCATTCAGGAGAATCGGAATCTGCCCATTTGAGCATCCGATATACCCCGGATTACAACAACAAAAAATATGTACTTGAACTCCTGCTTGATGGCAGGCTGGAAACACAGATTTGCACGGAAGGTGCCAGTGGAGGTTTTAAAGCATCATGGCGGCAGCTGGTAAAGGAGTATGGAGATCTGGAAGTGATGATCTATTCGCAGGATCATGCAAAGAAAGTTCTTGGAGCCAGGGAGTACAAACGACAGGAACGTAATTTCAAAAAAGCGCAGAAAACCGGTAGCGATTGCCCTCCCCAGCAGGCTTCAAAAAGCTCTGAAAAGCTGACCGACAAGATCAAACGATACAACCTGCCGGAGGAACACAGGGACTACTTTGACTTTCCAAACGGTACACAGCTTGTGCCATTGGAGAAGCTGGTATCCAAGAAAAAGAACCCGGAAAAGAGCATCGAAAATGCACTGGGTTTTATGAAGCGTGCAGCAAACGGTGATCAGAAGAAACGTGCACCGATTCAGGTGCAGAAAAAAGGCAGTCAATATATCATCAAAGATGGCAACGCCACAACAGAAGTAGCCAAACGATCCGGGTGGAAGAAGATTCCAGTCATCGTTGAATCCATTCCGACAAAAACGAAGCACAAACCGGCTAAACAGAAAAAAACTCCCCCGAAAGCGAAAGGGATCGATATCGAGGCCGCACGGAAAAGCCAGAATAAGCTGGATGCATTTTTAGAAAAGGTGTTGAGCTAA
- a CDS encoding peptidoglycan-binding domain-containing protein translates to MTLRRGDKGQKVMVLQASLQEAGIALPAYGVDGMFGPETESAVKQAQGLFLMEPNGIADQKLFDVLGISDITSTHYPAEQTASPGVKKWILAGILVGALAFAAQKIRG, encoded by the coding sequence ATGACATTACGCAGAGGTGATAAAGGACAGAAAGTAATGGTACTTCAGGCTTCTCTTCAGGAAGCCGGAATTGCACTGCCTGCCTATGGAGTGGATGGAATGTTTGGTCCGGAAACAGAGTCAGCGGTTAAACAGGCGCAAGGATTATTCCTGATGGAACCGAACGGCATTGCCGACCAAAAGCTATTTGATGTATTGGGGATTTCGGATATCACATCTACCCATTATCCTGCTGAACAGACCGCTTCACCCGGAGTGAAGAAATGGATCTTGGCCGGTATTCTGGTTGGAGCGCTTGCATTCGCAGCTCAAAAGATCAGGGGGTAA